The Balneola vulgaris DSM 17893 DNA window TTTCTTCCCTTTCAAATCAGGGTGGAGCTGTTGCATGGTGAACATATCCAATAACGCTTGGGTTGGATGCTCATGAGCACCATCGCCAGCATTTAGTATAGCTGCATCCACACATTGTGTTAAGAAGTGAGGCACTCCAGGGCTTTCATGCCGAACTACTACCATATCAATTTTCATCGAGCTGATGTTCTGAATGGTGTCTTTGAGAGATTCCCCTTTTTTGGTGGATGAGTTACTTGCTGAAAAGTTAACTACATCTGCCCCCATTCTTTTTTGTGCAAGCTCAAATGATAGTCGAGTCCTAGTACTATTCTCGTAAAAGAGATTCACAATAGTTTTATCGCGCAGTGTAGGAACTTTGGGAACGGGGCGATCTAAGATTTCACGAAAGTATTTCGCCTGTTCCAGTACATACAAAATATCTTCTGGTGAGTAATCTGCTAAACCAAGCAAGTGTTTTTGTTTAAAATCGTATGACTCTAAGTCTATACTCATTCTTTTTCACCCTCCATATTTACAAGATACACTGCGTCTTCACCATCTAAATCTTTCACTTTAACCCTAATTTCTTCTTGTTCATGAGTAGGAACGTATAGCCCTGTGTAGTCAGCTGATATTGGGAGTTCTCTATGTCCTCGATCAACCATACAGCAAAACTGAATTTTTCTTGGGCGCCCATAAGCCATTAAAGCATCCATGGCAGAGCGAACTGTTCGGCCTGTGTACAGCACGTCATCTACAAGTACCACATCACGATCGTATAAATCGAAAGGAATCTCAGTTACTTGAACCTCCGGCATTTTAAGCTTACTTCTAAAATCATCTCGGTAGAAGGTAACATCTAATACCCCGAAATCGATATCGTAACCCAGCTGAGCTTTAATTTCAGCTACAATTCTTTTGCCAATGTGTACGCCACGAGTCTGCATTCCAATAATAGCAACTCTAGTGGGGTCTTCGTACGCCTCGAGGAATTGGTGAGCAAATCGCAGGTACGTGCGATTTAATTCTTCCTCGGTCATTATCTGCGTTCTATTCAATAGCTTTCCTTTTTTCAAAATTGTTCAAATATACGCTTTTAGATGAAAACTTCATTTAGGATCCGAAAACTCTATGACTACAATCCATGAGTATTTTCTCAGAAAGGGCATCCATGTGAATATGACCTTGTCTACTTTCGTTAAAACATTATCCAATGTGGGTATAAATGAACTCAATGTTGAAGTTAAATTGAAATAATTAACCTCGGTTTTTTTAAAAAATGCATGAGCGCACTCTATATCCTTCATCAATAATGGATGTTCATCTTCAGTGCGCATACTAGGTGTCATATCTCTATACACGTTTATAAAAATATTATGGCCTAAAGGTTCAAAAAATATTGCTCTTGCGCCTGGCTTTAATACTCTTTTTAATTCACTATATGCTTTTTCTAAATCTAAATGATGCAAGATTCCTGTTCCACATATCACATCAAGTGTATTGTCTTCGAAGTCTAGGCTTTCAGCATTCATCACACTAAAGTTAATTGCAAGACCTCGCTCATCGGCTTCTTTCATACCAAGATTAATGGCTACATCAGAGATGTCAATTCCGTATACCTTTACGCCTTGCTCCGCAAGAGTGAATGCTAAACTTCCGGGACCACAACCGTATTCAAGAACCGTCTTATTGCTAACATTCTCCAATATTTTTTATGATAGAACTCTTTGCTTTCTGTTACCGACTTATAGTATTTATCGGTAACTGCGCGCGCACCAGATATAAACACATTATTGTGAAATTCTTTCTCTCTTTCTAACCGTTCTTGTTTCAACTCTTCCATTTAAATCCTGATTGGCTCCCCGTTTTATTTAAAAAATGTGAATTCTAAGCCTCTTTTGAATATATCTAGGCTTCTCAAACTATCAATAGATGCGTTAAAAACACATTGTTTTGTGAAAACAAGTATTGGTATGCGCTGTTGCCTTTCCTTTAGCGTGTAATCTCAGTATTATTGCAACCCGAAAAATTCGCTTTTTTACGAACATTTAAAAGATCATCGATCCATGAAAATCCACGAGTATCAAGCCAAAGAAATTTTAAAACAATATGGAGTAGCAGTACCAGCGGGTATCGCAGCTACTTCTGTTGAAGAAGCTGTTGATGCGGCTAAGAAAATGAAAGAAGAAGGAGCTACTCTTTTTGTTGTAAAAGCTCAGATTCATGCAGGGGGCCGTGGTAAGGGTCGCACCAAAAAGAACAATGCTAAAGGTGTTATTCTTTGCAAAACTATTGAAGAAGTACGCGAAGCTGCAGAATCACTACTTGGCGATGTACTTGTAACCATCCAGACTGGCGAAGAAGGACAGCTAGTTCAGAGATTGTATGTAACTGATGGTGTTGACATCAAGCAGGAATTCTACTTAGGCATCTTGTTAGACCGTGCTGTTAGCAAGAACGTAATCATGGCATCTACTGAAGGTGGAGTTGAGATTGAGAAGGTTGCTGAAGAAACTCCTGAGAAAATTATTAAGGAATGGGTTGAGCCGGGCATGACGCTTCAAGTGAACCAAGCTCGCCGTATTGCATTCTCTTTAGGTCTTGAAGGCGCTGCTTTGAAAAAGTGCATCAAGTTCATCATGGCGCTTTACAAAGCATACGAAGAAACTGATTCTGACATGTTTGAAATCAATCCATTGATTGTGACTCCAGATGACGAAATCTTTGCTCTTGATGCGAAAGTAACTTTTGACGGCAACGCACTATATCGTCACGCCGATATCGCTGAATTAAAAGATGAAGCTGAAGAAGATCCATTTGAACTTGAAGCTTCTAAGTACGACCTAAACTATATCAAACTAGACGGTAACGTTGGTTGTATGGTAAACGGTGCAGGACTTGCGATGGCAACTATGGATATCATTAAGCTATCAGGTGGTGAGCCTGCTAACTTCTTAGATGTTGGTGGTGGAGCTAACGTTGAGACGGTAAAAAATGGTTTCCGTATCATCCTTGATGACCCTAACGTAAAAGCGATCTTAATTAACATCTTTGGTGGAATTGTACGTTGCGACCGTGTTGCAAATGGTGTAATCGAAGCTGTTAAAGATCCAGAAATTGCTGAAAAAGTTCAGAACGTACCTATCATTGTGCGTTTACAAGGAACTAATGCTGCTGAAGCAAAAGAAATTATTGACAACTCAGGTCTAAATGTAATTTCTGCTGTACTTCTTAAAGAAGCAGCTGAAGAGGTATCTAAAGTATTAGCTTAATACTTTAATCAGTCTTCAGTTTAAACTGATTTAAAGCCCAATTCTATGAATTGGGCTTTTTTTATTATAATAGCAGCTGCTATTGATCTAAATTCACAATTATTACGTTATTTTAAGCGTCTATTGAACCGGGTTTACTTATTATCACGCCATGAAATCTTTTAATATCGAAATATCCAACGTAGAGAAGGGTCCTAAGGAGTTAATGCTTCAGTTGCCTATACAGGCTGAAGTAGTAAAACAACTTCCAGGAAAAGACCGGCCAGATTACTTTTTAGCTAAGCTAGAAAGCCCTGTGCTTTGGGTAGATAAAGCCCGTGGTATAAATCTCGAAATCTCCTATATGGTGATTTGCTCGAAATTTAAAGGCCAGAAAATCGATAATGGCATGAAAGATCTGAAGATTGCCATAGCTTATGTGATTGATGACAGTATCATTAACGACAATCTATTAAGCCTTAAAAAGCTTAAGTATGTAGCCATAGGAGATGCAACAGCGCTTAAAAAGTGGGGAATTTTTTAAGCTTTACTTACCGCCGTTTTTTCTTGTAGCTGCTCGCTCACCTCTTTGTAATACTGCTCATACTCATTTACAACCACGTCTTGGTTAAACCGCTCGGCTTGTGCCCGTGCATTTTTCGACATGGTAGCATGGAGTTTTTCATTGCTTAGAATTTCAACAGCATGCTTCGCCATACAGTCGATATCATCTAAAGCACAGAGGAAACCGGTTTCGCCTTGAATGTTCACTTCCGGTAGGCCACCAATATCTGAACTAATTACTGGCACCGAACAACTCATCGCTTCTAGTGCTGCTAGCCCAAATGTTTCTGACCCTGATGGTATCAGAAATAAATCTGCAATCGATAGCACTTCTTCCACTTGCTCTAACTTACCTAGGAAACGAACGTGTTCACAGATTCCCAAATCGCGACATTGTTGCTCTGCTTTCTGTCGATCTGGTCCATCACCCACAAGTAATAGCTTCGCCTTGATACCCTGTTTCAGTACGCGATTAAAGATAGAAACCACTTCAGGTACACGTTTTACTTTTCTGAAGTTGGATACGTGAACAATCACTTTTTCGTCTTCAGGGCAAATAGCTTTTTTAAAATGACTCTTGTTCGATTTTTGAAAACGGTCTAAGTCGATGAAGTTTGGAATCACTTTGATATCACTGCTAATATCAAACCGATCAAATGTCTCTTGTTTTAAATATTCTGAAACAGCCGTAACCCCATCACTTTTATTGATGGAAAACTCTACCACGTGCTTATAACTAGGGTCGCTACCTACTAATGTGATATCTGTTCCATGTAGAGTTGTAACAACGGGCACATTAATGCCTTTGTCTGCCATTATTTGCTTGGCTAAATAGGCGCTTGTAGCATGAGGTAGTGCGTAATGAACATGCAGAAGATCTAGTTGTTCATACTCAATTAAGTTCACCATCTGCGTTGCGAGCGCTAATGCATATGGTGGGTATTCAAACAGAGGGTATGCATTAATGGCAACCTCGTGGTAAAAGATATTAGAATCTAGAGTTTCTAAACGTGCGGGTTTAGCGTAACTAAGCACATGTATTTTATGCCCTTTTGCAGCCAGCACTTTTGCTAGTTCTGTAGCAACTACTCCACTACCACCAAAGGTAGGATAACAAACGATTCCAATATTCATACCTAGAATTTTTTTATTTCTTAGCTAAAGGTAGCCATTCTTTAGATGTGATGAGAATAGCTAACACAAGGTTTAACAGATTGGTTTCGCAAATTATTACAATCGTTATGTGTATTCTGTATATTCAAGGTTTATACTAAGCCAACATTTGAAAAATACGTTACCATATGGCGGGACATTCGAAATGGGCGAACATTCGCCACAAGAAAGCTAAAGAAGACGCTAAGCGTTCTAAAGTATTTACTAAAATCATCAAAGAGTTAACCATTGCAGCCCGTGAAGGCGGTGGTGATCCAACGGGTAATCCACGTCTTGCCCTTGCGATAGAAAATGCCAAATCGGCAAACCTTCCCAAAGACAATATTGAACGCGCTATTAAGCGTGGTACTGGTGAAGGTGACGATGCTGCTACCTATGAAGAAGTAACTTTTGAGGGATATGGCCCTGGTGGAATCGCTTATTTTGTAGAAGCAACTACCGATAACAACACCCGAACTGTAGCCGAAGTGCGACACATTTTTAGTAAGCATGGTGGTAATATGGGTACCAGCGGGTCTGTATCATTTTTATTTGAACAAAAGGGCATGATTCAAGTACCTAATGCAGATAAGGACGAAGAAGAGTTTATGCTCGAAGCTATAGATGCTGGTGCAGAAGATGTACAATCAGAAGGTGATTTCTTCGTTGTATACACCGCTCGAGAGGATTTATTTGCAGTACGAAGTGCACTTGAAGAAGCTGGACATGAAATCGAGTCGGCGGAATTAATACGTGAGGCCATGACCGAAACAAAAGTAGATGCAGATACAGCACTATCGAACTTCAAAATGATGGAAAAATTTGAAGAAAATGATGACGTATCCAATGTATTTACTAATATGCTAATGGACGATGAAACCATGACTGTAGCTGAACAACTTTAACCATGAAATTAAACCTGATTTACATACTCCTGTTCATTTTTGCATTAGGCTTTACCTCTGAAGAAGCTCGAAAAGGCAACGAAGCCTTTAACAAAGGTGAGTTCGAAACTGCAGAACAGCTATATAGATCAGCAATTGAACTTGAGCCAGACAATGCCAAAATATATTTCAATTTAGGCAATGCTTTGGCCAAACAAGGAAAGGTTGAAGAGGCCATCGAGTCTTATTTACAATATCAGGAATTAGCCGATACTCCTGAAGATCAGGCTTTAGCTCAATACAATATCGGAGCTATACTTGCTGAAACCGATAAATGGAAACCAGCTGTTCATCACTTTAAAGAGTCTTTAAAGTTGAACCCAATGGATGCTGAAGCACGTCATAATTTTGAACTTGCTTCCCTAAAAGCACAAGAGGAAGAAGAGGAACAACAACAGGATCAACAACAGCAGCAAGACCAAGAGCAAAAAGAGCCTTCTGAGTATGCTAAAGCCATGAAAAAACGCGCAGAACAACTTGTAGCCGAACAGCGATACCAACAAGCATATGATCTTATGCAACAAGCTCTATCCGTTGATGAAACCGTACAGAACTTCAATGATTTTATTGAGCGCATTAATACAGTTAACCAAATTGATAACTGATAAATGAAACTACTAGGAACCATACTACTTTCACTCTTTGCTACAGTAGTTGTACAAGCACAAAATGCGGATACATACTTTCATCAGTCTGCTAATTCTTACATCAACTCACAAATACAGCAAGCTCTTGAAACTGTAGATGAGGGTTTAAGTCGTTATCCCAATGATGCGAAACTCAACGAACTCAAACGAAAGCTAGAAGAAGAAAAAGAGAAACAGCAGCAGCAACAGCAGCAACAACAAGAGCAGCAGCAAGAAGAACAAGATCAGGACCAAGAACAGCAGGAGCAGCAAAACGAGGAACAAGACCAGCAAGAACCTCAGGAGCAAGAGCAACAAAATGAAGAGAAAAAGCAGCAAGAGCCTCAACCTCAAGATGCTGAAGAGCTCGAATCTAAAGAAATAAGCAAAGAAGACGCTGAAAAGATCTTAAAAGCTTTAGCTCAAAAAGAGAAAGAACTCCTAAAAGACTTCAAGAAAAAGAAATCTAAAGACAGTGCTAAGCATGACAAAGACTGGTAAATCGCTAAGTTCTGCCCTTTTATTCCTCCTATTTTTAAGTATTACTCATCTAGCATCGGCACAAGATGTTACGGTAGAAGCTACACTCTCCGAAACCAATATATTTGAAGGGGAATCGGTTCAGTTTCAATTAAGTATATCTGGAACTGCTATCAATTCATTAGATCGGCCACAAATGCCGTCCGTGAATGGATTGCGATATCTACCAAATCGCACGTCAACAGCTAGTAACTATACCTACACAGGTGGGCAGCCACAAGTAACCCAAACATTTGGGTACACCTTTATTGC harbors:
- the pyrR gene encoding bifunctional pyr operon transcriptional regulator/uracil phosphoribosyltransferase PyrR, which codes for MNRTQIMTEEELNRTYLRFAHQFLEAYEDPTRVAIIGMQTRGVHIGKRIVAEIKAQLGYDIDFGVLDVTFYRDDFRSKLKMPEVQVTEIPFDLYDRDVVLVDDVLYTGRTVRSAMDALMAYGRPRKIQFCCMVDRGHRELPISADYTGLYVPTHEQEEIRVKVKDLDGEDAVYLVNMEGEKE
- a CDS encoding class I SAM-dependent methyltransferase, coding for MENVSNKTVLEYGCGPGSLAFTLAEQGVKVYGIDISDVAINLGMKEADERGLAINFSVMNAESLDFEDNTLDVICGTGILHHLDLEKAYSELKRVLKPGARAIFFEPLGHNIFINVYRDMTPSMRTEDEHPLLMKDIECAHAFFKKTEVNYFNLTSTLSSFIPTLDNVLTKVDKVIFTWMPFLRKYSWIVVIEFSDPK
- the bshA gene encoding N-acetyl-alpha-D-glucosaminyl L-malate synthase BshA encodes the protein MNIGIVCYPTFGGSGVVATELAKVLAAKGHKIHVLSYAKPARLETLDSNIFYHEVAINAYPLFEYPPYALALATQMVNLIEYEQLDLLHVHYALPHATSAYLAKQIMADKGINVPVVTTLHGTDITLVGSDPSYKHVVEFSINKSDGVTAVSEYLKQETFDRFDISSDIKVIPNFIDLDRFQKSNKSHFKKAICPEDEKVIVHVSNFRKVKRVPEVVSIFNRVLKQGIKAKLLLVGDGPDRQKAEQQCRDLGICEHVRFLGKLEQVEEVLSIADLFLIPSGSETFGLAALEAMSCSVPVISSDIGGLPEVNIQGETGFLCALDDIDCMAKHAVEILSNEKLHATMSKNARAQAERFNQDVVVNEYEQYYKEVSEQLQEKTAVSKA
- the sucC gene encoding ADP-forming succinate--CoA ligase subunit beta — protein: MKIHEYQAKEILKQYGVAVPAGIAATSVEEAVDAAKKMKEEGATLFVVKAQIHAGGRGKGRTKKNNAKGVILCKTIEEVREAAESLLGDVLVTIQTGEEGQLVQRLYVTDGVDIKQEFYLGILLDRAVSKNVIMASTEGGVEIEKVAEETPEKIIKEWVEPGMTLQVNQARRIAFSLGLEGAALKKCIKFIMALYKAYEETDSDMFEINPLIVTPDDEIFALDAKVTFDGNALYRHADIAELKDEAEEDPFELEASKYDLNYIKLDGNVGCMVNGAGLAMATMDIIKLSGGEPANFLDVGGGANVETVKNGFRIILDDPNVKAILINIFGGIVRCDRVANGVIEAVKDPEIAEKVQNVPIIVRLQGTNAAEAKEIIDNSGLNVISAVLLKEAAEEVSKVLA
- a CDS encoding YebC/PmpR family DNA-binding transcriptional regulator: MAGHSKWANIRHKKAKEDAKRSKVFTKIIKELTIAAREGGGDPTGNPRLALAIENAKSANLPKDNIERAIKRGTGEGDDAATYEEVTFEGYGPGGIAYFVEATTDNNTRTVAEVRHIFSKHGGNMGTSGSVSFLFEQKGMIQVPNADKDEEEFMLEAIDAGAEDVQSEGDFFVVYTAREDLFAVRSALEEAGHEIESAELIREAMTETKVDADTALSNFKMMEKFEENDDVSNVFTNMLMDDETMTVAEQL
- a CDS encoding aspartate carbamoyltransferase catalytic subunit; the protein is MSIDLESYDFKQKHLLGLADYSPEDILYVLEQAKYFREILDRPVPKVPTLRDKTIVNLFYENSTRTRLSFELAQKRMGADVVNFSASNSSTKKGESLKDTIQNISSMKIDMVVVRHESPGVPHFLTQCVDAAILNAGDGAHEHPTQALLDMFTMQQLHPDLKGKKVAIIGDIAHSRVVRSNIIGLTKLGAEVVICGPKTLMPVFVTDLGVTVSHNLEETLAWCDVAMALRIQLERQGRSTELFPSLREYHDRFGIKMEHLEKYPDFHIMHPGPINRGVEMESEVADSDRAVILNQVTNGVAVRMAVLYLLSGGNRV
- a CDS encoding tetratricopeptide repeat protein, whose translation is MKLNLIYILLFIFALGFTSEEARKGNEAFNKGEFETAEQLYRSAIELEPDNAKIYFNLGNALAKQGKVEEAIESYLQYQELADTPEDQALAQYNIGAILAETDKWKPAVHHFKESLKLNPMDAEARHNFELASLKAQEEEEEQQQDQQQQQDQEQKEPSEYAKAMKKRAEQLVAEQRYQQAYDLMQQALSVDETVQNFNDFIERINTVNQIDN